Proteins encoded by one window of Rhodamnia argentea isolate NSW1041297 chromosome 6, ASM2092103v1, whole genome shotgun sequence:
- the LOC115748487 gene encoding uncharacterized protein LOC115748487: MTSVGDGNGNGGEPSAPIPNANSIPTGTLPSDREFSRSPSPESGDMMEGETLDELYVESTMQFDDTAPLDGAFETQILDTGGETQLVDFGGETQVIECEDGIGNVETQLLLDACDTQIAFDSHSEDTGGTEVLGSDDEISDGGLHGKGGYSRDEKKMSCSSLSKDSETREQSTALTDEPCSSGAVRRGFTSIRVASLRASGLAARSMYLNGASSLSCSLLSTRQSSEEQASDDNGASFRGAYIKSGEEFDQECDAQTSLEISKMEHGKKCKIGSGAVRRLFAEDVVDNMPDETSDLKEVPLGNDQLAGLSYVESQEPGDLSQANALDFVDRFLKDNVEQLHEELDFGKTVGRKPLSITSAKGPQNLAKSASRITVRAEVFDWDDGREDEGGGDIFCRRKEDFFDGGSSKCRSITLPRKHRNRKQDGNGDKEEPSSAPCTTTGVLHSDSEAILRMGGKCQMMAKEAEMNHKRDLTSQLDEQSKIDSRDDLEAITGDACVPDMPSVGFDTQLAAEAMEELCQGEALPREDNCDISISTRKLRSTNRDYNEQIKKSAITLQKHSKDKETCHRPGDKTRKLEMTGLTANRNKKSNKLPSKNLQPKNRESLRRRQAGEFGKQGVTRTSNVGTFASKQQLLGEVGLFTPIASRTRSSSAVNHVQRTESLLCNHKKATDGAENVGVCKRKRSNRERRSSKKSEDDSMVKAKGNSLEQFLAVESSKRSVRQKRIKTDATSKGDLEVQLPTRNPEAGPENGTSESTSFKLNRELLAERSNMTDAIRQSETKGDVGATSSTQNMEANAMLDHTPREKCNVNSARTTPLSCSTPFNDASPVCVGNGYMNPSCKKNLSRSYLRNEIKSLNASGPEPSSAYKDMRKRRDMSDICVLYSHHLDDDIVKQQKKILARLGASAVSSIAEATHFITDEFVRTRNMLEAIASGKPVVTHLWLESCGQANCFLDERNYILRDAKKEKQFGFSMPVSLARACQHPLLLGRRVLITPNAKPGKDIISSLVKAVGGQPVERIGRSAVKDDKVLDDLLILSCEDDYDMCLPFLEKGAAVYSSELLLNGIVTQKLEYERHRLFADHVKRTRSTIWLKKDGSNFVPVTKHK; the protein is encoded by the exons AATCAGGTGACATGATGGAAGGAGAGACCTTGGACGAGCTTTATGTAGAAAGCACAATGCAGTTCGATGATACTGCCCCATTAGATGGTGCATTTGAGACTCAGATCCTAGATACCGGTGGAGAGACCCAATTGGTCGATTTTGGCGGTGAAACTCAAGTAATTGAGTGCGAAGATGGCATCGGGAATGTTGAGACACAGCTCTTATTAGATGCATGTGATACTCAAATTGCCTTTGATAGTCATAGTGAAGATACTGGGGGAACTGAAGTCCTGGGTTCTGATGATGAGATATCAGATGGTGGTTTGCACGGAAAAGGTGGTTATtctagagatgagaagaagatgTCCTGCAGTTCTCTTAGCAAGGATAGCGAGACCAGGGAGCAATCCACTGCTTTAACCGATGAACCGTGCAGTTCAG GTGCTGTCAGAAGGGGATTTACTTCAATTCGTGTGGCATCTCTCCGAGCATCTGGTTTAGCTGCTCGCAGCATGTACCTGAACGGTGCTAGCAGTTTGTCATGTTCTCTGCTGAGCACGAGGCAGTCTTCAGAAGAACAGGCTAGTGATGATAATGGGGCATCTTTCCGCGGTGCTTATATCAAATCCGGTGAAGAATTTGATCAGGAATGTGATGCTCAGACTTCTCTTGAGATTTCGAAGATGGAACATGGGAAGAAGTGCAAAATAGGGAGTGGTGCTGTTAGAAGACTCTTTGCAGAGGATGTTGTTGACAACATGCCTGATGAGACATCTGACTTGAAGGAAGTTCCTCTTGGAAATGATCAACTTGCTGGATTAAGCTATGTAGAATCTCAAGAACCAGGAGATCTTTCACAGGCAAATGCACTTGATTTTGTTGACAGGTTTCTGAAGGACAATGTTGAGCAACTTCATGAAGAGCTTGACTTTGGAAAGACTGTTGGAAGAAAACCATTATCAATCACGAGTGCAAAAGGGCCACAGAATTTGGCCAAGAGTGCAAGTAGAATAACTGTAAGAGCTGAGGTTTTTGACTGGGATGATGGACGCGAGGATGAGGGTGGTGGAGATATTTTCTGCAGGCGGAAGGAAGATTTCTTTGATGGTGGGAGCAGTAAGTGCAGATCCATAACCTTGCCCAGGAAGCACAGAAACAGAAAACAAGATGGTAATGGAGATAAGGAGGAACCATCGAGTGCTCCCTGCACAACAACTGGCGTACTTCATTCTGATTCAGAAGCAATTCTGAGAATGGGTGGAAAATGTCAGATGATGGCCAAAGAGGCTGAAATGAATCATAAAAGGGATCTTACAAGTCAGTTGGATGAACAATCTAAGATAGATTCAAGAGACGACTTGGAGGCAATTACTGGTGATGCTTGTGTGCCAGACATGCCCAGTGTAGGCTTTGACACTCAACTGGCTGCAGAGGCTATGGAAGAATTATGCCAGGGGGAGGCCCTTCCTAGGGAGGATAATTGTGATATCAGCATTTCTACAAGAAAGTTGAGGAGCACAAACAGAGATTATAATGAACAAATTAAGAAGTCGGCCATCACACTGCAGAAGCATTCTAAGGATAAGGAGACTTGCCACAGACCAGGAGACAAAACTCGCAAGTTGGAGATGACTGGCCTTACTGCCAATAGGAACAAAAAGTCGAATAAATTGCCTTCCAAGAACTTACAGCCTAAAAACAGGGAATCTCTTCGAAGACGCCAAGCTGGTGAGTTTGGTAAGCAGGGTGTCACCAGAACATCGAATGTAGGTACTTTCGCCAGCAAGCAGCAATTACTAGGCGAAGTTGGTTTATTTACACCCATTGCTAGTCGAACCAGATCTTCCTCAGCAGTAAATCACGTGCAAAGGACGGAAAGTTTATTATGTAACCACAAGAAAGCAACAGACGGTGCAGAGAATGTTGGGGTctgtaaaaggaaaagaagcaaccgagaaagaagaagtagcaaaaaaagtgaagatgatTCAATGGTCAAGGCTAAAGGAAATTCACTGGAGCAATTCCTTGCAGTAGAAAGCAGCAAGAGGTCTGTTAGACAAAAACGGATAAAAACTGATGCAACAAGTAAGGGTGATCTGGAAGTACAGTTGCCTACTCGAAATCCTGAAGCAGGACCAGAGAATGGCACTAGTGAGAGCACTTCGTTCAAGTTGAATAGGGAACTGTTGGCTGAAAGGTCAAATATGACTGACGCGATTCGGCAGTCTGAGACAAAAGGAGATGTTGGTGCTACATCATCCACTCAGAATATGGAAGCAAATGCCATGTTAGATCACACTCCAAGGGAAAAATGTAATGTAAATTCAGCTCGTACTACTCCTCTTAGCTGTTCAACGCCCTTCAACGATGCTTCGCCAGTTTGTGTGGGAAATGGCTATATGAATCCATCATGCAAGAAGAACCTTTCGAGATCATACCTCAGGAATGAAATTAAGAGCTTAAATGCATCAGGACCAGAACCTTCTTCAGCATATAAGGATATGCGGAAGAGGAGAGACATGAGTGATATTTGTGTCTTGTACAGCCACCACTTGGATGATGACATTGTCAAGCAGCAGAAAAAG ATTTTGGCTCGTCTAGGAGCTTCTGCAGTGTCTTCTATTGCTGAAGCGACACATTTCATAACAGATGAATTCGTGCGTACAAGAAATATGTTAGAAGCAATTGCTTCTGGAAAACCTGTAGTTACCCATTTATGGCTTGAGAGTTGTGGACAAGCTAACTGCTTTCTCGATGAGAGAAATTACATACTAAGAGATGCTaagaaagagaagcaattcGGCTTTAGTATGCCTGTTTCATTGGCACGCGCATGCCAGCATCCACTTTTACTG GGCCGAAGAGTTTTGATCACCCCAAATGCAAAGCCTGGTAAAGACATAATATCAAGTCTAGTGAAAGCAGTTGGTGGCCAA CCGGTAGAGAGAATTGGAAGATCTGCTGTGAAAGATGATAAAGTATTGGATGATTTGTTGATTTTATCCTGTGAAGACGACTACGACATGTGCCTTCCTTTCCTTGAGAAAG GAGCAGCAGTATATAGTTCAGAGCTGCTGCTGAATGGAATAGTTACTCAAAAGCTGGAATACGAAAG GCACCGTCTCTTTGCAGATCATGTTAAAAGAACTCGCTCTACAATTTGGCTGAAAAAAGATGGTAGCAATTTTGTTCCTGTAACCAAGCATAAATAG